One segment of Clostridium botulinum DNA contains the following:
- the codY gene encoding GTP-sensing pleiotropic transcriptional regulator CodY gives MSSLLSKTRRLNKILQKTGTEPVAFQDICTLLSEVLECNAYIVSKRGKVLGYTFSPGFECEAMKKKVIEDKKFPEDYNLTLLESNETLANLSNQGRCVFAEIGDCKTKDKISTIIPIIGSRERLGTLILARFGKEFTDDDLVLVEYSATIVGMEMLRALQEDLADQTRKKAVVQLAIGTLSYSELEAVEHIFEELNGNEGLLVASKIADKVGITRSVIVNALRKFESAGVIESRSLGMKGTYIRVLNEKLLDELKKIK, from the coding sequence ATGTCATCTCTATTAAGTAAAACAAGAAGATTAAATAAAATCTTGCAAAAGACGGGGACTGAACCAGTTGCTTTTCAAGATATATGTACACTTTTAAGCGAAGTTCTTGAATGTAATGCTTATATAGTAAGCAAAAGAGGTAAAGTTTTAGGCTATACTTTTTCTCCAGGTTTTGAATGTGAAGCTATGAAAAAGAAAGTCATAGAAGATAAAAAATTCCCGGAAGATTACAATCTTACCCTTTTAGAAAGTAATGAAACACTAGCAAATCTATCTAATCAAGGTAGATGTGTATTTGCGGAAATTGGTGATTGTAAGACAAAAGATAAAATTTCAACCATAATTCCAATAATAGGTAGTAGAGAAAGATTAGGTACATTGATATTAGCTAGATTTGGAAAAGAATTCACGGATGATGATTTAGTTTTAGTTGAATATAGTGCAACAATAGTTGGAATGGAAATGCTTAGAGCATTACAAGAAGATTTAGCAGATCAAACTAGAAAAAAAGCTGTTGTTCAATTAGCTATAGGAACTCTTTCTTATTCTGAATTAGAGGCAGTAGAACATATTTTCGAAGAATTAAATGGGAATGAAGGTTTATTGGTTGCTTCTAAAATTGCGGATAAAGTAGGAATAACTAGAAGTGTAATAGTAAATGCTTTAAGAAAGTTCGAAAGTGCTGGAGTAATTGAATCTAGATCCTTAGGAATGAAGGGTACTTATATTAGAGTATTAAATGAAAAATTATTAGATGAATTAAAAAAAATAAAATAA
- a CDS encoding AI-2E family transporter codes for MVYTIFKKYKKIISLTILLCVTIIITYIIKYYFRPFLAMIFIFIIASPLYKFMIKVNIPDKISGALSIVLVNIFLILIILYLGNEIFNVFQKIYLSNVNTINQIIQDISLELDLQLKKLDLGKSVISIINQESIRRGALTTGEGIIAYFIGNICAFFILVDGEKIKKLILMLFPSEMIKKIKKQKENFSQMFMIEISLVLISTVEIIGGFFILNVSNYFILGILCGILDVLPYVGTIIVFIPIIIYNIVMKDYLTAFGLMCLYLLVQVIREILEAKFLSDKLDIHPLIILISIYIGVEVFGILGILVGPMYSILAKEIVYSSS; via the coding sequence GTGGTGTATACTATTTTTAAAAAATATAAAAAGATAATATCTTTGACAATATTACTTTGTGTAACGATTATAATTACATATATTATAAAATACTATTTTAGGCCTTTTTTAGCTATGATATTTATATTTATAATAGCAAGTCCTCTATATAAATTTATGATAAAAGTTAATATCCCAGATAAAATTTCAGGAGCTTTAAGCATTGTTTTAGTTAATATATTTTTAATATTAATTATATTATATTTAGGTAATGAAATATTCAATGTATTTCAAAAGATATATTTAAGCAATGTAAACACGATAAATCAAATTATACAAGATATATCATTAGAACTGGATTTACAATTAAAAAAGCTTGACTTAGGAAAGAGCGTGATTTCTATAATAAATCAAGAAAGCATAAGACGAGGAGCATTAACTACTGGGGAAGGAATAATAGCGTATTTTATAGGAAATATATGTGCTTTCTTTATATTAGTAGATGGTGAAAAAATAAAAAAATTAATTTTAATGTTATTTCCAAGTGAAATGATTAAAAAAATAAAAAAACAAAAAGAAAATTTTAGTCAAATGTTTATGATAGAAATAAGTTTAGTTTTGATATCAACAGTTGAGATTATTGGGGGATTCTTTATATTAAATGTATCTAATTATTTTATATTAGGAATACTGTGTGGTATTTTAGATGTGCTACCTTATGTAGGAACTATAATTGTATTTATTCCAATTATAATATACAATATTGTAATGAAAGATTATCTTACTGCTTTTGGACTTATGTGTTTGTATCTATTAGTTCAAGTTATAAGAGAAATTTTAGAAGCAAAATTTTTAAGTGATAAACTAGATATACATCCTTTAATTATATTGATTTCTATATATATTGGGGTAGAGGTATTTGGAATTTTAGGAATACTAGTTGGACCTATGTACAGTATTTTAGCAAAAGAAATAGTATATAGTTCTAGTTAA
- a CDS encoding isoprenyl transferase yields the protein MLSIFKSKKDSTNDVVLDMYKIPQHIAIIMDGNGRWAKKRKLPRSMGHKAGVETIRKIVKESKRLGIKYLTLYAFSTENWKRPKEEVGALMQLLVVYLKREVAELNKNGVKINVLGDMSKFPAECREELNKAIQITNNNTEINLNLALNYGGRDELVRAIKLIIDDLEDDKIKKEDISEDLISNYIYTKGMPDPDLIIRPSGEQRISNFLLWQCAYSEFWYSDIAWPDFKEEDLQKAILDYQNRDRRFGGVK from the coding sequence TTGTTAAGTATATTCAAGTCAAAAAAAGATTCGACAAATGATGTTGTATTAGATATGTATAAAATACCACAACATATTGCAATAATAATGGATGGAAACGGTCGTTGGGCTAAAAAAAGAAAATTACCAAGAAGTATGGGACATAAAGCAGGCGTTGAAACAATAAGAAAAATTGTAAAAGAGTCTAAAAGATTAGGAATAAAATATTTAACTTTATATGCTTTCTCAACTGAAAATTGGAAAAGGCCTAAAGAAGAAGTAGGTGCATTAATGCAACTATTAGTAGTTTATCTTAAACGAGAAGTTGCAGAACTTAACAAAAATGGTGTTAAAATCAATGTATTGGGTGATATGTCAAAATTTCCAGCAGAATGTAGGGAAGAATTAAATAAAGCTATACAAATAACAAATAATAATACTGAAATAAACTTAAATCTTGCACTAAATTATGGTGGCAGAGATGAATTAGTTAGAGCTATCAAATTAATTATAGATGATTTAGAAGATGATAAAATAAAAAAAGAAGATATTAGTGAAGATTTGATATCAAATTACATATATACTAAAGGAATGCCTGACCCAGATTTGATTATTAGGCCTTCAGGTGAACAAAGAATTAGTAATTTTTTATTATGGCAATGTGCTTATTCAGAATTTTGGTATTCAGACATAGCTTGGCCAGATTTTAAAGAAGAAGATTTACAAAAAGCCATATTAGACTATCAAAATAGAGATAGAAGATTTGGTGGAGTAAAGTAA
- the frr gene encoding ribosome recycling factor, translating into MIKDIIKNAEEKMQKTVTVLKSELGTMKAGRANPSMLDKIQIDYYGSMCPLSQAANISSPEPRVLMITPWEKQLLKEIEKAILKSDLGLNPSNDGSIIRLVIPELTEETRKDLVKKVKKTGEESKVAIRSIRRDANDKIKALKKDGDLSEDQVKKGEDDVQKKTDAIIKEIDKIIVDKEKEILAI; encoded by the coding sequence ATGATTAAGGACATCATTAAGAATGCAGAAGAAAAAATGCAAAAAACTGTAACTGTATTAAAATCAGAGTTAGGAACTATGAAAGCAGGAAGAGCTAATCCAAGCATGCTTGATAAAATTCAAATTGACTATTATGGAAGCATGTGCCCATTATCGCAAGCTGCAAATATTTCTTCACCTGAACCAAGAGTATTAATGATAACACCTTGGGAAAAGCAATTATTAAAGGAAATAGAAAAAGCTATTTTAAAATCAGACTTAGGTTTAAATCCTTCAAATGATGGTTCAATAATAAGATTAGTTATTCCAGAATTGACAGAAGAAACAAGAAAAGATCTTGTTAAAAAGGTTAAAAAAACTGGAGAAGAATCTAAAGTAGCAATTAGATCGATTAGAAGAGATGCTAATGATAAAATTAAAGCATTAAAAAAAGATGGAGATTTATCTGAAGACCAAGTTAAAAAAGGCGAAGACGATGTCCAAAAGAAGACGGATGCTATTATAAAAGAGATAGATAAGATAATAGTTGATAAAGAAAAAGAGATTCTAGCTATTTAA
- a CDS encoding M50 family metallopeptidase: MKNMSLVAILGAILAFSVLIIVHELGHFTLAKLNGVRVEEFAIGMGPKVFSKKGKETTYSLRLFPIGGFVNMMGEEEAVQDDRSFSEKSPLRRISIIIAGAVMNYILAIVIFACIAGKFGYKVPEVVNVLPDYPAIESGLQEGDKFIKIDGSKVFTADDVTAGILMAKGAPVDLTVKRGNEIKNFNITPKLSEENQYMVGIGFGVEANPSIGDSIKHSVNQTASLVSQTFKGLKMIFTGKSNLKTDVGGPLTIIKMSAKTAESGIWNLMYFVGFISVSLAVFNMLPFPALDGGWTVILLIELITRRKVPDKIVETLNYVGFMCLIGLMILVTIKDIIFPVKF; this comes from the coding sequence ATGAAAAATATGAGTTTAGTAGCTATACTAGGTGCTATTTTAGCTTTTAGTGTTTTAATAATTGTACATGAACTTGGCCATTTTACATTAGCAAAATTAAATGGAGTAAGAGTAGAGGAATTTGCTATAGGAATGGGGCCTAAGGTATTTTCCAAGAAGGGAAAAGAAACAACATATTCATTACGTCTATTTCCTATTGGTGGTTTTGTAAATATGATGGGAGAAGAAGAAGCTGTTCAAGATGATAGGAGTTTTTCAGAGAAGTCTCCTCTTAGAAGAATAAGCATTATAATAGCTGGAGCAGTAATGAATTATATATTAGCTATAGTAATATTTGCATGTATTGCAGGGAAATTTGGATATAAGGTTCCAGAAGTAGTAAATGTTCTTCCAGACTATCCAGCGATAGAATCTGGATTACAAGAAGGCGATAAGTTTATAAAAATAGATGGATCAAAAGTTTTTACAGCAGATGATGTTACAGCAGGAATACTTATGGCAAAGGGTGCTCCAGTTGACCTTACGGTAAAAAGAGGAAATGAAATTAAAAACTTTAATATAACACCTAAACTAAGTGAAGAAAATCAATATATGGTAGGTATAGGTTTTGGTGTAGAAGCTAATCCAAGTATAGGAGATAGTATAAAGCACAGCGTAAATCAAACAGCTTCTTTAGTATCTCAAACATTTAAAGGACTTAAAATGATATTTACAGGAAAATCAAATTTAAAGACTGATGTTGGAGGGCCACTTACAATAATTAAAATGTCAGCTAAGACAGCAGAAAGTGGTATTTGGAATCTAATGTATTTTGTTGGTTTTATAAGCGTTAGTTTAGCTGTATTTAATATGTTACCATTCCCAGCATTAGATGGAGGATGGACTGTAATTTTATTAATTGAATTAATAACAAGAAGAAAAGTTCCAGATAAAATAGTTGAAACTTTAAATTATGTGGGATTTATGTGCCTTATAGGCCTTATGATTTTAGTAACTATAAAAGACATCATATTCCCGGTTAAGTTTTAG
- the topA gene encoding type I DNA topoisomerase, translating into MGQKLVIVESPAKAKTIGKYLGKNYIVEASMGHIRDLPKSKLGVDIDNNYTPKYITIRGKGELLDKLKKAAKKSDKIYLATDPDREGEAISWHLANILKIPENEKCRIVFNEITKSAVKGAIKQARSIDLDLVDAQQARRILDRLVGYEISPILWKNVKWGLSAGRVQSAALKLICDREEEIKAFIPKEYWSVDCILKKDRKKFPIRLSTYKSKKIEINTEEEANKIKQELENDKFIINSIKKGNKVKNPLPPFTTSTLQQDASKKLNFMTKRTMSIAQALYEGIEIKGYGTVGLITYMRTDSMRISEEAQENTKIFIESTYGKEYLPSTPRIYKGKKNIQDAHEAIRPTYVEITPEVAKENLTSEQYKLYSLIWNRFVASQMSSCVLNTNSIDILNGEYKFKASGSTINFDGFMKIYEYLNEDDEKSVTLPVLEEGEELKSVSIEEKQHFTQPQPRYTEASFVKLLEEKGIGRPSTYVPTISTLVGRSYVIREKKNLIPTELGFIVNNIVSEYFTQIVDADFTADMEKKLDNVEEGSESWTKIVEEFFTPLKIAIEKAEKEISKVVIEDKVSDVKCDKCGRMMVIKRGRYGEFLACPGYPECKNAKPIVEELDVPCPECGKTIVIKKSKRGKKFFGCSGYPECTFVSWYEPVKDKCPKCESYMVLKYSKTKGKYIKCSNGECDYTKELKEDKTE; encoded by the coding sequence ATGGGTCAAAAACTTGTAATCGTTGAGTCGCCAGCAAAAGCAAAGACAATTGGGAAATATTTAGGAAAAAATTATATTGTAGAAGCTTCAATGGGTCATATAAGAGATTTACCTAAGAGTAAATTAGGTGTTGATATAGATAACAATTATACACCAAAGTATATAACAATTAGAGGTAAGGGTGAATTGTTAGATAAGCTAAAGAAAGCGGCTAAAAAGTCTGACAAAATATATTTGGCAACTGACCCTGACCGTGAGGGAGAAGCTATATCATGGCATTTAGCTAACATTTTAAAAATACCTGAAAATGAAAAATGTAGAATAGTTTTTAATGAGATTACTAAGAGTGCAGTAAAGGGTGCTATAAAACAAGCGAGAAGTATAGATTTAGATTTAGTTGACGCACAACAAGCTAGAAGAATATTAGATAGGCTTGTTGGATATGAGATAAGTCCGATTTTATGGAAAAATGTAAAATGGGGTCTTAGTGCGGGTAGAGTTCAATCAGCAGCATTAAAATTAATTTGTGATAGAGAAGAAGAAATTAAAGCATTTATACCTAAAGAATATTGGTCTGTTGATTGTATATTAAAAAAAGATAGAAAAAAATTTCCAATAAGACTGTCAACTTATAAAAGTAAAAAGATTGAAATTAATACAGAAGAAGAAGCTAATAAAATAAAGCAGGAACTTGAGAATGATAAGTTTATTATAAATTCGATAAAAAAAGGTAATAAGGTTAAAAATCCATTACCACCATTTACAACAAGTACACTTCAACAAGATGCTAGTAAAAAGTTGAATTTCATGACTAAAAGAACAATGTCTATTGCTCAAGCTCTTTATGAAGGTATAGAAATTAAGGGATATGGAACTGTGGGTTTAATTACTTATATGAGAACAGATTCTATGAGAATATCTGAAGAAGCTCAAGAAAATACAAAAATATTTATTGAAAGTACTTATGGTAAAGAATATTTGCCAAGTACTCCTAGGATATATAAAGGAAAGAAAAATATTCAAGATGCTCATGAAGCGATTAGACCTACATATGTAGAAATTACACCAGAAGTAGCAAAAGAAAATTTAACTTCAGAACAATATAAACTATATTCATTAATTTGGAATAGATTTGTAGCAAGTCAGATGTCATCATGTGTACTTAATACAAATTCTATAGATATATTAAATGGAGAATATAAATTTAAAGCGTCTGGATCAACAATAAATTTTGATGGATTTATGAAAATATACGAATATTTAAATGAAGATGATGAAAAATCTGTTACATTGCCTGTATTGGAAGAAGGGGAAGAATTAAAATCTGTATCTATAGAGGAAAAACAACATTTTACACAACCTCAACCAAGATATACAGAAGCCTCTTTTGTTAAGTTGCTAGAAGAAAAAGGTATAGGAAGACCTAGTACATATGTACCAACAATATCAACATTAGTTGGTAGGTCATATGTTATTCGTGAAAAGAAAAACTTAATTCCAACAGAGCTAGGATTTATAGTTAATAATATAGTTAGTGAATATTTTACTCAGATAGTAGATGCAGATTTTACAGCTGATATGGAGAAAAAGCTTGATAATGTTGAAGAAGGAAGTGAAAGTTGGACTAAAATAGTAGAAGAATTCTTCACGCCTCTAAAGATAGCAATAGAAAAAGCCGAAAAAGAAATATCAAAGGTTGTAATAGAAGATAAAGTTAGTGATGTTAAGTGTGATAAGTGTGGTCGCATGATGGTGATAAAAAGAGGACGATATGGTGAATTCTTAGCATGTCCTGGATATCCAGAATGTAAGAATGCTAAACCAATAGTAGAAGAACTAGATGTACCATGTCCTGAATGTGGAAAAACTATAGTTATTAAGAAAAGCAAACGAGGAAAGAAATTTTTTGGATGCTCAGGATATCCAGAATGTACTTTTGTTAGTTGGTATGAACCAGTAAAAGATAAATGTCCTAAATGTGAGTCATATATGGTACTTAAATATTCAAAAACTAAAGGAAAATATATTAAGTGTTCTAACGGTGAATGTGATTATACTAAAGAACTTAAAGAAGATAAAACTGAATAA
- a CDS encoding phosphatidate cytidylyltransferase: MKSNNRYLGALMIAPFIIFIFLGGIYLKSFVILLSAMGLWEFYNALKKKDFNPISIFGYALLIMYYLLNNDFNIMMYVIVLAMFILLIIPVINLDYTFIDVSLTFLGFIYAGILFSFVYLVNAKHHGEFLVWLIFIGSWMTDTSAYYSGKFLGKHKLCPKVSPKKTIEGSIGGLLGAILFCGIFGIIVNKYVYVMPLHHYFIIGALCGIFSQFGDLVASSIKRYVGIKDYSNLIPGHGGILDRFDSIIFSSTVVFYYLTFVVVI; this comes from the coding sequence TTGAAATCTAATAATAGATACTTAGGTGCACTTATGATTGCTCCATTTATAATATTTATTTTTCTTGGAGGAATTTATCTTAAATCATTTGTTATTTTATTATCAGCAATGGGTCTTTGGGAATTTTATAATGCTTTGAAAAAGAAGGATTTTAATCCAATATCAATCTTTGGATATGCATTATTAATTATGTATTATTTATTAAATAATGATTTTAATATAATGATGTATGTAATAGTTCTTGCTATGTTTATATTGTTGATTATTCCGGTAATAAATTTGGATTATACATTCATAGATGTTTCTTTAACATTTTTAGGATTTATATATGCTGGAATTTTATTTAGCTTTGTATATTTAGTCAATGCAAAACACCATGGTGAATTTTTAGTTTGGCTTATATTTATAGGATCATGGATGACAGATACAAGTGCATATTATTCAGGAAAATTTTTAGGGAAACATAAACTTTGTCCAAAGGTTTCTCCAAAGAAAACAATTGAAGGATCTATTGGAGGTCTTTTAGGCGCAATTTTATTTTGTGGTATATTTGGAATTATAGTTAATAAATATGTATATGTCATGCCATTACACCATTATTTTATCATAGGCGCTTTGTGTGGCATATTTAGTCAATTTGGAGACTTGGTAGCTTCATCTATAAAGAGATATGTAGGAATAAAAGATTACAGTAATTTAATACCTGGTCATGGTGGAATATTAGATAGATTTGACAGTATAATTTTTTCATCAACAGTAGTATTTTATTATTTAACTTTTGTTGTTGTAATTTAA
- the tsf gene encoding translation elongation factor Ts, translating into MISAKSVKELRERTGAGMMDCKKALTETDGDIEKAVEVLREKGLAAAAKKSGRVAAEGLVKTYISEDKKSGAIVELNCETDFVAANEDFIAFADALAKIATSTSATTVEELVNEKFDAEATIQEALTGLIARLGENMTVRRFVKFSVDNGVVKSYIHGGGRIGVLVEVACDVESPAVEEVAKELCMQIAAANPLFLSKEEVDQDSIEKEKEIYRVQALNEGKPEKIVEKMVMGRIQKYYKEVCLLEQLWVKDSDKTITKFIDEKAKEAGSAIKVNRFVRFERGEGIEKVEENFAEEVAKQLGK; encoded by the coding sequence ATGATATCTGCAAAATCAGTTAAAGAATTAAGAGAAAGAACTGGCGCAGGAATGATGGACTGCAAAAAAGCATTAACAGAAACAGATGGTGACATCGAAAAAGCTGTTGAAGTATTAAGAGAAAAAGGACTTGCGGCTGCAGCTAAAAAATCAGGAAGAGTTGCTGCAGAAGGTTTAGTTAAAACATATATTTCAGAAGATAAAAAGAGCGGAGCTATTGTTGAACTTAACTGTGAAACAGATTTCGTAGCAGCAAATGAAGATTTTATTGCTTTTGCTGACGCTTTAGCTAAAATAGCAACATCAACAAGTGCTACAACAGTAGAAGAACTTGTTAATGAAAAATTTGATGCAGAAGCTACAATACAAGAAGCTTTAACAGGATTAATCGCTAGACTTGGTGAAAATATGACTGTTAGAAGATTTGTTAAATTTTCAGTAGATAATGGAGTAGTTAAAAGCTATATCCATGGTGGTGGAAGAATTGGTGTTCTAGTAGAAGTAGCTTGTGATGTTGAATCACCAGCAGTAGAAGAAGTTGCAAAAGAACTTTGTATGCAAATAGCTGCTGCAAACCCATTATTCCTATCTAAAGAAGAAGTTGATCAAGATTCTATAGAAAAAGAAAAAGAAATTTATAGAGTTCAAGCTTTAAATGAAGGAAAACCAGAAAAAATAGTTGAAAAGATGGTAATGGGAAGAATCCAAAAGTACTACAAAGAAGTTTGTCTTCTAGAACAACTTTGGGTTAAAGATAGCGATAAGACTATAACTAAGTTTATAGACGAAAAAGCTAAAGAAGCAGGTTCTGCAATCAAAGTAAATAGATTCGTAAGATTCGAAAGAGGCGAAGGAATCGAAAAAGTTGAAGAAAACTTTGCAGAAGAAGTTGCTAAACAATTAGGAAAATAG
- a CDS encoding 1-deoxy-D-xylulose-5-phosphate reductoisomerase: MKKLSILGVTGSIGTQALDVIKNSNGELKLIGVTANSSVEKMIKIIEEFDPKYVGMMDKTCAGEIKEYCDKNNKSTIVLSEMKGLNKIASLEEIDIVLTSLVGMIGLEPTLEAIKAKKDIALANKETLVVAGELVMSEAKKNNVKILPVDSEHSAIYQSLRGNDLKTLNKIILTASGGPFRGKKICDLNDISVDDALNHPKWNMGRKISIDSATLMNKGLEVIEAHWLFECDYDNIQVVIHPQSIVHSMVEYCDGSIIAQLGAADMRLPIQYALNYTERKNLIAKTLDFYEVSQLTFEKPDLETFKPLKLAFKAGKQGGLMPTILNGANEAAVALFLDEKIEFLDIFNIIENCMNRFEEETKKPLTLENIIELDKKVKKYVVDMK, from the coding sequence ATGAAAAAGCTATCTATTTTAGGGGTTACCGGTTCAATTGGAACTCAAGCCTTAGATGTAATAAAAAACTCAAATGGAGAATTAAAACTAATTGGAGTAACAGCAAATTCATCAGTAGAAAAAATGATTAAAATTATTGAAGAGTTTGATCCTAAGTATGTAGGTATGATGGATAAAACCTGTGCAGGTGAAATAAAAGAATATTGTGATAAAAATAATAAATCTACAATAGTTTTATCTGAGATGAAAGGATTAAACAAAATAGCATCTTTAGAAGAAATTGACATAGTATTGACGTCTTTAGTTGGTATGATAGGATTAGAGCCAACTTTAGAAGCTATAAAAGCTAAAAAAGATATAGCACTTGCAAATAAAGAGACCTTAGTTGTTGCAGGTGAACTTGTTATGAGTGAAGCTAAAAAAAATAATGTTAAAATATTGCCAGTGGATTCAGAACATAGTGCTATTTATCAATCTTTAAGAGGAAATGATTTAAAAACTTTAAACAAAATAATACTTACAGCATCAGGTGGACCTTTCAGAGGAAAGAAGATATGTGACTTAAATGATATTAGTGTAGATGATGCTTTAAATCATCCTAAGTGGAATATGGGGAGAAAGATTTCTATTGATTCAGCTACTTTAATGAATAAAGGTCTTGAAGTAATAGAGGCACATTGGCTTTTTGAGTGTGATTATGATAATATACAAGTTGTTATTCATCCTCAAAGCATCGTACATTCTATGGTTGAATATTGTGATGGAAGTATAATTGCTCAACTTGGAGCAGCAGATATGAGACTGCCAATACAATATGCTCTTAATTATACAGAAAGAAAAAATTTAATAGCAAAAACATTAGATTTTTATGAAGTATCACAGTTGACTTTTGAAAAACCAGATTTAGAAACTTTTAAGCCATTAAAGTTAGCATTTAAGGCAGGAAAACAAGGTGGACTTATGCCAACTATATTAAATGGTGCTAATGAAGCAGCAGTAGCATTATTTTTAGATGAAAAAATTGAGTTTTTAGATATTTTTAATATTATAGAAAATTGTATGAATAGATTTGAAGAAGAAACTAAAAAGCCTTTAACTTTAGAAAATATAATTGAGTTAGATAAGAAGGTAAAAAAATATGTAGTAGATATGAAGTAG
- the pyrH gene encoding UMP kinase produces the protein MTNCKYKRVILKLSGEALAGVNGFGLDFNVAKRIALEIKELVDMGVEVGTVVGGGNIWRGRSGEGMDRTTADYMGMMATCINALALQDSLEQVGVKTRVQTAIEMKEVAEPFIRRRAMRHLEKGRVVIFAAGTGNPYFSTDTTAALRAAEIEAEVILLAKKVDGVYDKDPMKFPEAKKYDTLSYIDVLDQGLQVMDSTATSLCMDNSIPILVFGLDEPGNIKRAITGENIGTLVTKK, from the coding sequence ATGACAAATTGTAAATATAAAAGAGTAATTTTAAAACTTTCAGGTGAAGCTTTAGCTGGAGTTAACGGTTTTGGACTTGATTTTAATGTAGCTAAAAGAATAGCTTTAGAAATTAAAGAACTAGTTGACATGGGAGTAGAAGTTGGAACAGTTGTAGGTGGAGGAAATATCTGGCGTGGAAGAAGCGGAGAAGGTATGGACAGAACAACTGCAGATTACATGGGAATGATGGCTACTTGTATAAATGCATTAGCACTACAAGATTCTTTAGAGCAAGTAGGTGTAAAAACTAGAGTTCAAACTGCTATAGAGATGAAGGAAGTTGCAGAACCTTTTATTAGAAGAAGAGCAATGAGACACTTAGAAAAAGGTAGAGTAGTTATTTTTGCAGCAGGAACAGGAAATCCATATTTCTCAACTGATACTACAGCAGCTTTAAGAGCAGCAGAAATAGAAGCAGAAGTAATACTTTTAGCAAAAAAAGTTGATGGAGTTTATGATAAAGATCCTATGAAGTTCCCAGAAGCAAAAAAATATGATACACTATCATATATAGATGTTTTAGATCAAGGACTACAAGTTATGGATTCTACAGCAACTTCATTATGTATGGATAATAGTATTCCAATACTTGTATTTGGTTTAGATGAGCCAGGTAATATTAAAAGAGCAATAACTGGCGAAAATATCGGAACATTAGTAACTAAAAAATAG
- the rpsB gene encoding 30S ribosomal protein S2 → MSVISMKQLLEAGVHFGHQTRRWNPKMAPYIFTERNGIYIIDLQKTVRKAEEAYNFIKEVSTEGKDILFVGTKKQAQDAIKDEAIRSSMHFVNNRWLGGMLTNFSTIKKRIRRLSEIERMQEDGTFEVLPKKEVIKLKGELEKLEKNLGGIKNLDCDNIGAMFVVDPRKEKNAISEAKILGIPVVAIVDTNCDPEEVDYVIPGNDDAIRAVKLITAKMADAIMEGRQGEELAE, encoded by the coding sequence ATGTCAGTAATATCAATGAAACAATTATTAGAAGCAGGTGTACACTTTGGACACCAAACAAGAAGATGGAACCCTAAGATGGCTCCTTACATTTTCACAGAAAGAAATGGTATATATATCATAGACCTTCAAAAAACAGTTAGAAAAGCTGAAGAAGCTTACAACTTCATTAAAGAAGTATCTACAGAAGGAAAAGATATATTATTCGTTGGAACAAAGAAACAAGCTCAAGATGCTATCAAAGATGAAGCAATAAGAAGCAGCATGCACTTTGTAAACAACAGATGGTTAGGTGGAATGTTAACAAACTTCTCTACTATCAAAAAAAGAATAAGAAGACTTTCTGAAATAGAAAGAATGCAAGAAGATGGAACATTTGAAGTTCTTCCTAAGAAAGAAGTTATCAAATTAAAAGGCGAATTAGAAAAATTAGAAAAAAATCTTGGTGGTATCAAAAACTTAGATTGCGATAACATAGGTGCTATGTTCGTAGTTGATCCAAGAAAAGAAAAGAATGCTATATCAGAAGCTAAGATTCTTGGAATCCCTGTAGTTGCTATAGTAGATACTAACTGTGATCCAGAAGAAGTTGATTACGTAATTCCTGGTAACGATGATGCTATAAGAGCTGTTAAATTAATAACTGCTAAAATGGCTGATGCTATCATGGAAGGAAGACAAGGCGAAGAATTAGCTGAATAG